One genomic window of Cloacibacillus sp. includes the following:
- a CDS encoding (2Fe-2S) ferredoxin domain-containing protein translates to MIKIKVCIGSACHVKGSRQVVEGLQFQIAEHSLKDKINLGGVFCMGRCQEGVCVTVDDKFYSVAPQDVASFFEKEVLPLAK, encoded by the coding sequence ATGATAAAGATCAAAGTCTGCATCGGCAGCGCATGTCACGTAAAGGGTTCACGCCAGGTCGTCGAGGGGCTCCAGTTCCAGATCGCGGAGCATTCGCTCAAAGATAAGATCAATCTCGGCGGCGTATTCTGCATGGGACGGTGCCAGGAGGGTGTCTGCGTGACCGTGGACGATAAGTTCTACTCCGTCGCGCCGCAGGACGTCGCCTCATTCTTTGAAAAAGAGGTCCTGCCCCTCGCGAAATAA
- the adhE gene encoding bifunctional acetaldehyde-CoA/alcohol dehydrogenase, producing the protein MAKERAKEERIVDNVESLNARMAEVREAQSKFALYTQEQVDKIFLAAAMAANKARIPLAKAAVEETGMGIVEDKVIKNHFASEYIYNYYKDVKTCGVIEEDKAFGTQKIAEPVGVIAAVIPTTNPTSTAIFKSLLALKTRNGIIISPHPKAKNSTILAARTVLEAAVAAGAPENIIAWIDIPSLEMTNTVMREADLILATGGPGMVKAAYSSGKPALGVGAGNTPAVIDESADIRLAVSSIIHSKTFDNGMICASEQSVIVLDNIYDKVKKEFADRGCFFLNKPETEQVRKTIIVNGALNAAIVGQSAFKIASLAGVNVPEKTKILIGEVESVDISEEFAHEKLSPVLAMYRAGDFKEAVSKAEHLIADGGFGHTSSLYLDAVTEREKLDYFKARMKTGRVLVNTPSSHGGIGDVYNFKTTPSLTLGCGSWGGNSVSENVGVKHLLNIKTVAERRENMLWFRAPQKLYIKKGCLPVALRELKEVLGKKRVFVVTDSFLYNNGYTKAITDRLDEMGITHTTFFNVAPDPTLACAREGAAAMHAFGPDCIIALGGGSAMDAGKIMWVLYEHPEADFMDMAMRFMDIRKRAYTFPKMGEKAYFIAVPTSAGTGSEATPFAVITDEKTGVKYPLADYELMPNMAIIDADMMMNAPKGLTAASGIDAVTHALEAYAAMLATEYTDALALRSLKSIFEFLPRAYDDGPNDPVAREKMANAATMAGMAFANAFLGVCHSMAHKLGAFHHLPHGVANALMIEYVLRFNAEEVPSKMGTFPQYAYPHTLARYAEVADYLGLKGRDDREKLESLIAAVNGLKEHVGIKKTIKDYGIDEKAFLATLDEMTEQAFDDQCTGANPRYPLLSEIKDMYLKAYYGK; encoded by the coding sequence ATGGCAAAAGAGAGAGCAAAGGAAGAGCGGATCGTAGACAACGTTGAATCACTCAACGCGAGAATGGCCGAGGTACGCGAGGCACAGAGCAAGTTCGCCCTCTACACGCAGGAGCAGGTGGATAAGATTTTCCTCGCCGCGGCGATGGCCGCCAACAAGGCGCGCATCCCCCTCGCGAAGGCGGCCGTCGAAGAGACCGGCATGGGCATCGTGGAAGATAAGGTGATCAAGAATCATTTCGCCTCCGAATACATCTATAACTATTATAAGGATGTGAAGACCTGCGGCGTCATCGAAGAGGACAAAGCCTTCGGCACGCAGAAGATCGCGGAGCCCGTCGGCGTCATCGCCGCGGTCATTCCGACGACGAACCCCACCTCGACGGCGATATTCAAATCGCTGCTCGCGCTTAAAACGCGCAACGGCATCATCATCAGCCCCCATCCGAAGGCGAAGAACTCCACGATCCTCGCCGCCCGCACCGTGCTTGAGGCGGCGGTCGCCGCCGGCGCGCCGGAGAACATCATCGCCTGGATAGACATTCCCTCGCTTGAGATGACGAACACAGTCATGAGAGAGGCGGACCTCATCCTCGCGACCGGCGGCCCCGGCATGGTCAAGGCCGCCTATTCGAGCGGCAAACCGGCGCTCGGAGTCGGCGCGGGAAACACCCCTGCGGTGATCGACGAAAGCGCTGACATCCGGCTCGCGGTCAGCTCGATCATCCACTCCAAGACATTCGACAACGGCATGATCTGCGCCTCCGAGCAGTCTGTCATCGTCCTTGACAATATATATGACAAGGTGAAAAAAGAATTCGCCGACCGCGGCTGTTTCTTCCTCAACAAGCCGGAGACGGAGCAGGTGCGCAAGACGATCATCGTCAACGGCGCGCTTAACGCGGCGATCGTCGGACAGAGCGCCTTTAAGATCGCCTCGCTCGCCGGCGTCAACGTGCCGGAGAAGACGAAGATACTCATCGGCGAGGTAGAGAGCGTCGACATCAGCGAAGAGTTCGCGCACGAAAAGCTCTCCCCCGTCCTCGCGATGTACCGGGCCGGCGACTTCAAAGAGGCCGTCTCCAAGGCGGAGCACCTCATCGCGGACGGCGGTTTCGGACACACCTCGTCGCTCTATCTGGACGCCGTAACGGAGCGTGAAAAGCTCGACTACTTCAAGGCCCGCATGAAGACGGGGCGCGTCCTCGTCAACACGCCCTCCTCGCACGGCGGCATCGGCGACGTCTACAACTTCAAGACCACTCCCTCGCTGACGCTCGGCTGCGGCTCCTGGGGCGGCAACTCCGTCTCGGAGAACGTTGGCGTAAAGCACCTTCTCAACATAAAGACCGTGGCCGAAAGGAGAGAGAATATGCTCTGGTTCCGCGCTCCTCAGAAGTTATACATCAAGAAGGGCTGCCTGCCCGTGGCGCTACGCGAGCTGAAGGAGGTCCTCGGCAAAAAGAGGGTCTTCGTCGTGACGGACAGCTTCCTCTATAACAACGGATACACCAAGGCGATCACCGACCGCCTCGACGAAATGGGCATCACCCACACCACCTTCTTCAATGTCGCCCCCGACCCGACGCTCGCCTGCGCGCGCGAGGGCGCGGCGGCGATGCACGCCTTCGGCCCCGACTGCATAATCGCCCTCGGCGGCGGCTCCGCGATGGACGCCGGTAAGATCATGTGGGTCCTCTACGAGCACCCGGAGGCGGACTTCATGGATATGGCGATGCGCTTCATGGATATCAGGAAGCGCGCCTACACCTTCCCCAAGATGGGCGAAAAAGCCTATTTCATCGCCGTACCGACCTCGGCGGGCACCGGCTCCGAGGCGACGCCCTTCGCGGTCATCACCGACGAAAAGACGGGCGTAAAATACCCGCTCGCGGACTATGAGCTGATGCCGAACATGGCGATCATCGACGCCGACATGATGATGAACGCCCCGAAGGGGCTGACGGCGGCCTCCGGGATCGACGCCGTGACCCACGCGCTCGAGGCCTACGCCGCGATGCTCGCGACGGAATACACCGACGCGCTCGCGCTGCGCTCCCTGAAATCGATCTTCGAGTTCCTGCCGCGCGCCTATGACGACGGCCCCAACGACCCCGTGGCGCGCGAAAAGATGGCGAACGCCGCGACGATGGCCGGCATGGCCTTCGCGAACGCCTTCCTCGGCGTCTGCCACTCGATGGCCCATAAGCTCGGCGCCTTCCACCACCTGCCCCACGGCGTGGCAAACGCCCTTATGATAGAATATGTGCTGCGCTTCAACGCCGAAGAGGTCCCCTCGAAGATGGGCACCTTCCCGCAGTACGCCTACCCGCACACCCTCGCGCGCTACGCGGAGGTCGCCGACTACCTCGGCCTCAAGGGCAGGGACGACAGGGAAAAGCTTGAGAGCCTCATCGCCGCGGTGAACGGCCTTAAAGAGCACGTCGGCATCAAAAAGACGATCAAGGATTACGGCATTGACGAAAAGGCATTCCTCGCCACGCTCGACGAGATGACGGAACAGGCCTTCGACGACCAGTGCACCGGCGCGAATCCGCGCTACCCGCTGCTCTCCGAGATAAAAGATATGTACCTCAAAGCCTACTACGGAAAATAG
- a CDS encoding phosphotransferase, whose translation MKLEKIIAVRTSKTVFRDGDKCIKRFDQDHSKAKILSEAATHAKVEESGLPVPKVLEVTKAEGKWAIVYEFISGKTLDRLAEEAPERADEYMERFVEAQLKINAAKAHSLEKLKDRLAESLFAADLPSATLYELHMRLESLPVGDRICHGDFAPSNLIVNGADEDYIVDWSHAAQGVPAADAARTYLLFWLAGEIDGADRYLSLYCEKSGVAKAEIQKWIPLRAAERLAQGKAEEREFLLYWVNVVDYE comes from the coding sequence ATGAAACTTGAAAAGATCATTGCGGTACGCACCTCAAAGACCGTCTTTCGCGACGGGGACAAGTGTATAAAACGCTTCGACCAGGACCATTCCAAGGCGAAGATACTCTCCGAGGCGGCGACGCACGCCAAGGTCGAAGAGAGCGGCCTCCCCGTGCCGAAGGTGCTCGAGGTGACGAAGGCCGAGGGCAAGTGGGCGATCGTCTACGAATTTATCTCCGGCAAGACCCTTGACCGGCTCGCCGAAGAGGCCCCTGAAAGAGCGGACGAATACATGGAACGTTTCGTAGAGGCGCAGCTCAAAATAAACGCCGCCAAGGCGCACAGCCTTGAAAAACTCAAAGACCGCCTCGCCGAAAGCCTCTTCGCGGCGGACCTCCCCTCCGCGACGCTCTACGAACTCCACATGCGCCTCGAGTCGCTGCCCGTGGGAGACCGTATCTGCCATGGAGACTTCGCCCCCAGCAACCTGATCGTCAACGGCGCGGACGAAGATTATATTGTGGACTGGTCGCACGCGGCGCAGGGCGTCCCCGCGGCTGACGCGGCGCGCACCTACCTCCTCTTCTGGCTCGCCGGAGAGATTGACGGCGCGGACAGATACCTCAGCCTCTACTGCGAAAAGAGCGGCGTCGCCAAGGCGGAGATACAGAAGTGGATACCGCTGCGCGCCGCCGAGAGGCTCGCGCAGGGCAAGGCGGAAGAGCGCGAATTTCTGCTCTACTGGGTCAACGTTGTAGATTACGAATAA